From Deferribacter autotrophicus, the proteins below share one genomic window:
- a CDS encoding molybdopterin-binding protein, translating to MFRKVKVEDAVGFRLAHDITEVNLEKKFKGVAFKRGYLIKKEDIERLKSLGKYYVFVLDEINATDFVHEDDAATELAPYIAGENIFYDEQPSEGKINFYATTHGLLKIDKQRVISINKLKIPSLPTKHSNIPVKKGDTVAAFRIIPLYCEKELVAEVKKILSSPAIKVVPYKLKSAGIIVTGNEIYNGKIKDKFYPLMESKLKEYGLKITDTSILPDDKEIITAEIKIFLKKVDILFITGGTSVDPDDNTKLAIKEAGVNIVQEGNPIQPGNNFTIGYFDDIPVCAVPAAALYYRATALDIFLPRLLAGEQITADEIAEYSVGGLCHFCKVCVFPVCPFGKV from the coding sequence GTGTTTAGAAAGGTAAAAGTAGAAGATGCTGTGGGTTTTAGATTAGCCCATGATATTACGGAAGTTAATTTGGAAAAAAAGTTTAAAGGGGTGGCATTTAAAAGAGGATATTTGATAAAAAAGGAGGATATTGAGCGCTTAAAATCACTGGGTAAATACTATGTATTTGTATTGGATGAAATAAATGCTACTGATTTTGTTCATGAAGATGATGCTGCCACTGAGCTAGCTCCTTATATAGCAGGTGAAAATATTTTCTACGATGAGCAACCATCGGAAGGTAAAATTAATTTTTATGCAACTACTCACGGGTTGTTAAAAATTGACAAACAAAGAGTTATTTCGATAAACAAATTAAAAATACCCTCATTGCCCACTAAGCATTCCAATATCCCGGTTAAGAAAGGGGATACAGTTGCTGCTTTTCGTATTATTCCGCTTTATTGTGAAAAGGAACTAGTTGCAGAGGTAAAAAAGATACTTAGTTCACCTGCTATTAAAGTAGTTCCATATAAGCTTAAAAGTGCCGGAATAATAGTGACAGGAAATGAAATTTATAATGGAAAGATAAAAGATAAATTTTATCCCTTGATGGAATCAAAATTAAAAGAATATGGTTTGAAGATAACCGATACATCTATTTTACCTGATGATAAAGAAATTATAACGGCAGAGATTAAGATATTTCTAAAAAAAGTTGATATTCTCTTTATTACAGGTGGAACATCAGTTGATCCTGATGATAACACGAAACTGGCTATAAAAGAAGCCGGTGTGAATATCGTACAGGAAGGAAATCCTATACAACCTGGAAATAACTTTACTATTGGTTATTTTGATGACATACCTGTATGTGCAGTTCCTGCGGCAGCTTTATATTATAGAGCTACAGCATTGGATATTTTTCTGCCTAGATTGTTAGCTGGAGAACAAATTACAGCAGACGAAATCGCAGAGTACAGTGTTGGTGGGTTATGTCATTTTTGTAAAGTTTGTGTTTTTCCAGTTTGTCCTTTTGGAAAGGTGTGA
- a CDS encoding DUF4398 domain-containing protein — protein MRYAKLFLLLVLATAFLFACAKPPMKKYNDAQKSVNEAWAVDADKCAPKEYKAAQKAFEEAQKELEEAKNHTFKGKYYDRAEAKLEEAKAKAEKAKKVAQKRREAADKVGKELDELRDEIDAIKDDAKKYDPVTFAEVEDLYEKAQKAVDDCEPGKANMLRAQIEGKLDKIKENIAIAKAEEMKKAMKQKEMAKIEKYTVVKGDCLWKISELKYMNPFMWPLIYWTNKDMIKDPDLIYPGQVFKIRKDIANNEKDKAINFAKNRGPWSLFDGK, from the coding sequence ATGAGATATGCTAAGTTGTTTTTACTGCTTGTGTTGGCAACTGCGTTTCTTTTTGCTTGTGCAAAACCACCAATGAAAAAATATAATGATGCCCAAAAATCTGTAAATGAAGCTTGGGCTGTTGATGCTGATAAGTGTGCACCTAAAGAATATAAAGCAGCTCAGAAAGCTTTTGAAGAGGCACAAAAAGAGCTGGAGGAAGCTAAAAATCACACATTTAAAGGTAAGTATTATGACAGAGCTGAAGCAAAATTAGAGGAAGCAAAAGCAAAGGCTGAAAAAGCAAAGAAAGTTGCTCAGAAGAGAAGAGAGGCTGCTGATAAAGTTGGTAAAGAGTTGGATGAATTGAGAGATGAAATTGACGCTATTAAAGATGATGCAAAAAAATATGATCCTGTAACATTTGCTGAAGTGGAAGATTTATATGAAAAAGCTCAAAAAGCTGTAGATGATTGTGAGCCTGGGAAAGCTAATATGTTGAGAGCTCAGATTGAAGGGAAGTTGGATAAGATAAAAGAAAATATTGCTATTGCTAAGGCAGAAGAGATGAAAAAAGCTATGAAACAAAAAGAAATGGCTAAAATTGAAAAATATACAGTAGTTAAAGGTGATTGTCTTTGGAAAATTTCAGAGCTTAAATATATGAATCCTTTTATGTGGCCTCTTATTTACTGGACAAACAAAGATATGATTAAAGATCCTGATTTAATTTATCCTGGACAAGTTTTTAAAATTAGAAAAGATATTGCAAATAATGAGAAAGATAAAGCAATAAATTTTGCTAAAAATAGAGGCCCTTGGTCTCTTTTTGATGGTAAATAA